The Thermus islandicus DSM 21543 genome contains a region encoding:
- the speB gene encoding agmatinase yields the protein MHVRAGELTFTGPHTFFKAPYLPLEATWEADVALLGLPYDFAVGFRPGARFAPSAIREASARYAFHPDEGFFDPGRGVRLRGARVVDAGDVDPAQLEYQESFRRITEAARALRSRVRLPVFVGGDHSVTLPVLRAYTDEPFFIVQLDAHLDFSDQRNGTRYSNSSPFRRAVEELPGLQGITCIGLRGLRMSPEAYRAAKDRGHILVSAQAVRRDVEAVKRLLPQGERVYVSFDVDVLDPALLPGTSSPEVEGLSYSEALALLEGVVDRNELIGVDLVELAPNLDPTGLSSLVAARLLADLLALWWDRASR from the coding sequence GTGCACGTGCGCGCAGGCGAGCTGACCTTCACTGGCCCCCATACCTTCTTTAAGGCCCCCTATCTTCCCCTAGAGGCCACCTGGGAGGCCGATGTGGCCCTCTTGGGCCTACCCTACGACTTCGCCGTGGGCTTTCGGCCAGGCGCCCGCTTCGCCCCGAGCGCCATCCGGGAGGCCAGCGCCCGCTACGCCTTCCATCCAGATGAGGGCTTTTTCGATCCGGGACGGGGTGTGCGTCTCCGTGGAGCTCGGGTGGTGGACGCTGGGGACGTAGACCCGGCCCAGTTGGAGTACCAGGAAAGCTTTCGCCGCATCACCGAGGCCGCCCGGGCTCTCCGGAGCAGGGTTCGCCTCCCCGTCTTCGTGGGGGGCGACCACTCCGTCACCCTGCCGGTGCTGCGTGCGTACACGGACGAGCCTTTCTTCATCGTCCAGTTGGACGCCCATCTGGACTTCAGCGACCAACGGAACGGAACCCGCTACTCCAACTCCAGCCCCTTCCGCAGGGCGGTGGAGGAACTCCCGGGCCTCCAGGGGATCACCTGCATCGGCCTCCGCGGCCTTCGCATGAGCCCTGAGGCCTACCGAGCGGCCAAGGACCGGGGCCACATTCTGGTTTCGGCCCAGGCAGTCCGTCGGGACGTAGAGGCCGTAAAGCGGCTCCTTCCCCAGGGTGAACGGGTGTATGTAAGCTTCGACGTGGACGTGCTCGATCCCGCCCTGCTGCCTGGGACCAGCAGCCCCGAGGTGGAGGGGTTGAGCTACAGCGAAGCCCTTGCCCTTTTGGAGGGGGTGGTAGACCGGAATGAGCTCATCGGTGTGGACCTAGTCGAGCTGGCCCCCAACCTGGACCCCACTGGCCTATCCTCCTTGGTGGCCGCGCGGCTACTGGCTGACCTCCTCGCCCTCTGGTGGGACAGGGCCTCACGCTAA
- the hutH gene encoding histidine ammonia-lyase produces the protein MVLVGELLNLGSILAVARDGRTVGLAQGARERLERCRAYVERLLREGRRVYGVTTGFGRLAQVRIPPSEARSLQRNLLLSHAMGVGENLPRDVVRAMLLLRAQSLALGHSGVRPEVVELLLEMLNRGVHPVVPAQGSVGASGDLAPLAHLALPLLGEGFAEYGGEVLPGGEALRRAGLFPIQLEAKEGLALINGTQAMTALGLLSLADALRAVKVADVALAMSLEAIKGSLRPFFPQVFRLRPHPGAARVGENVLKLCQGSEIMRSHENCPKVQDPYSFRAAPQVHGASRDALEHALEVLLREANAVTDNPLLFPEEDLVLSAGNFHGQPVALAMDYAKIALAELASISERRTEKMLDPAFSGLPAFLAAQGGLHSGLMISQYTAASLVSENKVLAHPASVDSIPTSANQEDHVSMGTTAARHARMVLENLRHVLAIEVRVALEALEYHRPLRAGKGVEAARQALREIIPPLTEDRFLAPDHARVHALLFSGDLLAEVEAAVGPLA, from the coding sequence ATGGTTCTAGTGGGCGAGCTCCTGAACCTGGGCAGCATCCTGGCCGTGGCCCGGGACGGACGGACCGTGGGGCTGGCCCAAGGGGCGCGGGAGCGGCTGGAGCGGTGCCGGGCCTACGTGGAGCGCCTCCTGCGGGAGGGGCGGAGGGTCTACGGCGTCACCACGGGCTTCGGCCGCCTGGCCCAGGTGCGGATTCCCCCCTCAGAGGCCCGGTCCTTGCAGCGCAACCTCCTCCTCTCCCACGCCATGGGGGTCGGGGAAAACCTGCCCCGGGACGTGGTCCGAGCCATGCTTCTCCTACGGGCTCAGAGCCTGGCCCTGGGGCACAGCGGGGTGCGCCCCGAGGTGGTGGAGCTCCTCTTGGAGATGCTGAACCGGGGGGTTCACCCCGTGGTTCCTGCCCAGGGCTCGGTGGGGGCCAGCGGGGACCTGGCGCCTTTGGCCCACCTGGCCTTACCCCTCCTCGGGGAAGGGTTTGCCGAGTACGGCGGGGAGGTACTCCCAGGCGGGGAGGCTTTGCGCCGAGCAGGGCTCTTCCCTATCCAGCTCGAGGCCAAGGAGGGGCTGGCCCTCATCAACGGCACCCAGGCCATGACCGCCCTTGGGCTTCTGAGCCTGGCCGATGCCTTGAGGGCGGTCAAGGTGGCGGACGTGGCCCTAGCCATGAGCCTAGAGGCCATCAAGGGTTCGCTGCGGCCCTTCTTTCCCCAGGTGTTCCGCTTGCGCCCACACCCTGGGGCGGCGCGCGTGGGGGAGAACGTGCTGAAGCTCTGCCAGGGCAGCGAGATCATGCGCTCCCACGAGAACTGCCCTAAGGTTCAAGACCCCTACAGCTTCCGCGCCGCCCCGCAGGTCCACGGTGCCAGCCGCGATGCGCTGGAGCACGCCTTGGAGGTGCTGCTCCGGGAGGCCAACGCCGTAACGGACAACCCCCTCCTCTTCCCGGAGGAGGACCTGGTGCTCTCCGCCGGCAACTTCCACGGGCAACCTGTGGCCCTGGCCATGGACTACGCCAAGATAGCCCTGGCGGAGCTGGCCAGTATCAGCGAGCGGCGGACGGAAAAGATGCTGGACCCGGCCTTCTCCGGCCTGCCCGCCTTCCTGGCGGCCCAGGGGGGGCTCCACTCTGGCCTCATGATCAGCCAATACACCGCAGCCAGCCTGGTCTCCGAAAACAAGGTGCTGGCCCACCCGGCCAGCGTGGACTCCATCCCCACCAGCGCCAACCAGGAGGACCACGTCTCCATGGGCACCACGGCTGCCCGCCACGCCCGCATGGTCCTGGAGAACCTGCGCCACGTCCTGGCCATAGAGGTCCGGGTAGCCCTGGAAGCCTTGGAGTACCACCGGCCCCTCCGGGCGGGAAAGGGGGTGGAGGCGGCCCGCCAGGCCCTGCGGGAAATAATCCCGCCCCTCACGGAGGACCGCTTCCTGGCCCCGGACCACGCCCGGGTCCACGCCTTGCTTTTCAGCGGCGATCTCCTAGCCGAGGTAGAGGCAGCAGTGGGCCCCTTAGCGTGA
- the hutI gene encoding imidazolonepropionase, whose product MKVFRGIRELLSPFARYRGAALAVREGRVAWVGPEGELPEAFASWPQEDLAGASVVPGLVDPHTHLIYAGDRYEEFLRRSLGEPYEAILQAGGGIYETVRATVQAEDEALLSSVQARARSLLTHGVTSLEIKSGYGLEPEAELRLLRLIRRLEERVPQRVFATLLAHAVPRGWTRKAYVRALVEEVLPQVAREHLALMADVFCDQGAFTVEEAEVLLSSAKGHGLRVRLHAEQIARTGASQLAARLQALSADHLEMATLEDLSSLAEAGVVAVLLPGAALSLKKPLPQAALLRQAGVRVALASDHNPGTSPLLNPWLTMALAVHVVGLSAEEALVAHTAHAALALGRPELGRLEPGAVADFVALQAPPLDPIYRFGEHPPLAVYIGGERVWF is encoded by the coding sequence GTGAAGGTTTTTCGGGGCATCCGCGAGCTTCTTTCCCCCTTCGCCCGCTACCGGGGAGCGGCCCTGGCCGTGCGGGAGGGACGGGTGGCGTGGGTGGGGCCGGAGGGCGAGCTTCCCGAGGCCTTCGCCTCCTGGCCCCAGGAGGACCTCGCTGGGGCCAGCGTGGTCCCGGGCTTGGTGGACCCCCACACCCACCTGATCTACGCGGGCGACCGCTACGAGGAGTTCCTGCGCCGTTCGCTGGGGGAGCCCTACGAGGCCATCCTCCAGGCCGGGGGGGGCATCTACGAGACCGTCCGGGCCACGGTTCAAGCCGAAGATGAGGCGCTCTTGTCCTCGGTCCAGGCGCGGGCCAGGAGCCTATTGACCCACGGGGTAACCTCCCTGGAGATTAAGAGCGGCTACGGGCTTGAGCCCGAGGCGGAGCTGCGGCTCCTCAGGCTCATCCGCCGGCTAGAGGAGAGGGTGCCGCAGCGGGTCTTCGCCACCCTGCTAGCCCACGCGGTGCCCCGAGGGTGGACGCGGAAGGCCTACGTGCGGGCGCTGGTGGAGGAGGTTCTCCCCCAGGTGGCCCGGGAGCACCTGGCCCTCATGGCCGATGTGTTCTGTGACCAGGGAGCCTTCACCGTGGAGGAGGCAGAGGTCCTTTTGAGCAGCGCTAAGGGCCACGGCCTGAGGGTGAGGCTCCACGCGGAACAGATCGCCCGGACCGGAGCCTCCCAGCTGGCCGCACGCCTTCAGGCCCTTTCTGCAGACCACCTGGAGATGGCCACGCTGGAGGATCTCTCCTCCTTGGCAGAGGCGGGGGTGGTGGCGGTTCTCCTGCCCGGGGCTGCGCTCTCCCTGAAAAAACCCCTCCCCCAAGCCGCTCTTCTGCGCCAGGCCGGGGTAAGGGTGGCGCTGGCCAGCGACCACAACCCGGGCACGAGCCCCCTCCTCAACCCCTGGCTCACCATGGCCCTGGCGGTGCACGTGGTAGGGTTGAGTGCGGAAGAGGCCTTGGTGGCCCACACCGCCCACGCTGCTCTGGCCCTGGGCCGTCCGGAGCTGGGAAGGCTCGAGCCGGGGGCCGTGGCCGACTTTGTAGCCCTACAGGCGCCGCCCTTGGATCCCATCTACCGCTTCGGCGAGCATCCGCCCCTTGCGGTCTACATCGGAGGGGAGCGGGTATGGTTCTAG
- the hutU gene encoding urocanate hydratase: MRRLVRAPRGSDRTAKGWIQEAAKRMLMNNLDPEVAEKPEELIVYGGRGKAARSWEDFDRIVRVLDRLENEETLLVQSGRAVGVFRTHELAPRVIIANSNLVPRWATWEVFDELERQGLLMYGQMTAGSWIYIGTQGILQGTYETFLAAARKHFGGSLRGTVTVTAGLGGMGGAQPLAVTLNEGVALVVEVDPGRIRRRLETGYLDTWTASLEEALRWAEEARRQGRALSIGLLGNAAEVLPEMVRLGFTPDLVTDQTSAHDPLYGYVPPLKADEDPGELRQKDPEGYKARALEAMARHCQAIVEMQRRGAVAFDYGNNLRAMAKLGGFADAFSYPGFVPAFIRDLFCEGKGPFRWVALSGDPEDIYRTDRAVLELFPEDEGLKRWLTEGVKRFRFQGLPARICWLGYGERDKAGLRFNEMVRKGELKAPIVIGRDHLDAGSVASPFRETEAMRDGSDAIADWPLLNFALNAVSGAGWVSFHHGGGVGMGYSLHAGQVVVADGSEEAGFRLERVLTNDPGTGIMRHAHAGYEKAKRVARERGVDLCGWEEP, from the coding sequence ATGCGTCGGTTGGTGCGCGCGCCGAGAGGCAGTGACCGTACGGCTAAAGGCTGGATTCAGGAAGCGGCCAAGCGGATGTTGATGAACAACCTGGATCCCGAGGTCGCCGAGAAGCCAGAGGAGCTCATCGTGTACGGGGGGCGGGGAAAGGCGGCCCGGAGCTGGGAGGATTTCGACCGCATCGTTCGCGTCTTGGACCGCTTGGAGAACGAGGAAACCCTTCTGGTGCAGTCGGGTCGGGCCGTGGGGGTTTTTCGCACCCACGAGCTGGCTCCACGGGTGATCATCGCCAACTCTAACCTGGTCCCGCGCTGGGCCACGTGGGAGGTCTTCGACGAGCTGGAGAGGCAAGGCCTCCTCATGTACGGCCAGATGACGGCGGGAAGCTGGATCTACATCGGCACCCAGGGCATCCTGCAAGGCACGTACGAGACCTTTCTGGCGGCAGCCCGAAAGCACTTTGGCGGCAGCCTGCGCGGTACCGTGACCGTGACCGCTGGCCTGGGGGGGATGGGCGGGGCCCAGCCTTTGGCCGTGACCCTGAACGAGGGCGTGGCCCTCGTCGTGGAGGTGGACCCCGGGCGGATCCGCCGCCGCCTGGAAACGGGCTACCTGGACACCTGGACGGCCAGCCTCGAGGAAGCCCTCCGTTGGGCGGAGGAGGCACGGAGGCAGGGCAGGGCCCTTTCCATCGGCCTTTTGGGAAACGCTGCCGAGGTGCTGCCGGAGATGGTCCGCCTCGGCTTCACCCCCGACTTGGTCACAGACCAGACCTCGGCCCACGATCCCCTCTACGGCTACGTCCCGCCCCTGAAGGCGGACGAGGACCCCGGGGAGCTGCGGCAGAAGGATCCCGAGGGGTACAAGGCCCGGGCCCTCGAGGCCATGGCCCGCCACTGCCAGGCCATCGTGGAGATGCAGCGCCGGGGAGCGGTGGCCTTCGATTACGGCAACAACCTGAGGGCGATGGCCAAGTTGGGCGGCTTCGCCGACGCCTTCAGCTATCCGGGCTTTGTCCCTGCCTTTATTCGGGATCTCTTCTGCGAGGGCAAGGGTCCTTTCCGCTGGGTGGCCCTCTCCGGCGATCCCGAGGACATCTACCGCACCGACCGGGCTGTACTGGAGCTGTTTCCGGAGGACGAGGGCCTGAAGCGGTGGCTCACGGAAGGGGTTAAGCGGTTCCGTTTCCAGGGGCTCCCGGCCCGCATCTGCTGGCTGGGCTACGGGGAACGGGATAAGGCGGGGCTCCGGTTCAACGAGATGGTGCGGAAGGGGGAACTCAAGGCCCCCATTGTCATCGGCCGGGATCACCTCGACGCCGGGAGCGTGGCCAGCCCCTTCCGCGAAACCGAGGCCATGCGGGACGGATCGGATGCCATCGCGGACTGGCCCCTTCTCAACTTCGCCCTCAATGCCGTTTCTGGGGCCGGGTGGGTGAGCTTCCACCACGGGGGAGGAGTGGGCATGGGCTACAGCCTGCACGCGGGCCAGGTGGTGGTGGCCGACGGCAGCGAGGAGGCCGGCTTCCGCTTGGAACGGGTCCTCACCAACGACCCCGGAACCGGGATCATGCGCCACGCCCATGCCGGCTACGAGAAGGCCAAGCGGGTCGCCAGGGAGCGGGGGGTAGACCTCTGCGGTTGGGAAGAGCCGTGA
- a CDS encoding ABC transporter ATP-binding protein yields the protein MLQLEGVSVHYGMVQAVAGVDLQVAPGEWVAVIGANGAGKTSLLRGIMGLAQTSGKILWQGMRLDRLPPWHRSALGIGYVPEGRGVFADLTVEENLRLGGYRLGRQALREGLDRVYAILPLLAERRRQLAGTLSGGEQQLLALGRALVSRPRLLLVDEPSWGLMPKMVAQVFSTLAHLHREGMGILMVEQNARKALVYAQRGYVMELGRVALQGPAGELRRHPRVLEAYIGG from the coding sequence ATGCTCCAGCTTGAGGGCGTTTCCGTGCACTACGGAATGGTCCAAGCCGTGGCCGGCGTGGACCTTCAGGTGGCTCCTGGGGAGTGGGTGGCGGTGATCGGCGCCAACGGGGCGGGGAAGACCTCCCTCCTGCGAGGGATCATGGGCCTGGCGCAAACCTCGGGGAAGATCCTCTGGCAGGGGATGCGCCTGGATCGCCTTCCCCCCTGGCACCGGAGCGCCCTGGGTATCGGGTATGTGCCCGAGGGGCGCGGCGTCTTCGCCGACCTCACGGTGGAGGAGAACCTCCGGCTGGGCGGTTACCGCCTGGGCAGGCAGGCCCTCCGGGAAGGGCTGGACCGGGTATACGCCATCCTTCCCCTGCTGGCCGAGCGGCGGCGGCAGCTGGCGGGCACCCTTTCCGGGGGGGAGCAACAGCTTCTGGCCTTGGGGAGGGCGCTGGTGTCCCGGCCCAGGCTGCTGCTCGTGGACGAGCCCTCATGGGGGCTGATGCCCAAAATGGTGGCCCAGGTCTTCAGCACCCTTGCCCACCTCCACCGGGAGGGGATGGGCATCCTCATGGTGGAGCAGAACGCCCGCAAGGCACTTGTGTACGCCCAACGCGGCTATGTCATGGAGCTGGGCCGGGTGGCCCTCCAGGGGCCTGCGGGGGAGCTAAGGCGGCATCCGCGGGTTTTGGAAGCGTACATAGGGGGGTAG
- a CDS encoding ABC transporter ATP-binding protein: MTLLEGRGLTRRFGGLVAVNRVDIQVRQGEVLGLFGPNGAGKTTLFNLLAGTIPPSEGQVYLEGREVTHLPAYRRAQLGLARTFQIVQPFRSLTALENVLVALARDSFRRLLPLGRLATPERQAKALALLEQVGIADFAHRNVSQVPLGVLKRLEVARALALEPKVLLLDEPLAGLTFKEAEEVLGVVTALRGRIAVVLVEHHVHLALPVCDRALVLDRGTVIAQGGPDAVRSDPRVIQVYLGEEDAPA, encoded by the coding sequence GTGACCTTGCTGGAAGGGCGTGGCTTAACCCGGCGCTTCGGGGGACTCGTCGCGGTAAACCGGGTAGACATCCAGGTCCGCCAGGGGGAGGTCTTGGGCCTTTTCGGCCCGAACGGCGCGGGCAAGACCACCCTCTTCAACCTCCTGGCGGGGACCATCCCCCCCTCGGAAGGCCAGGTCTACCTGGAGGGGCGTGAGGTCACCCACCTGCCCGCCTACCGGCGCGCTCAGTTGGGCCTCGCCAGGACCTTCCAGATCGTCCAGCCCTTCCGCTCCTTGACCGCCTTGGAGAACGTCCTTGTGGCCTTGGCCAGGGACAGCTTCCGCAGGCTCCTGCCCCTCGGCAGGCTGGCGACCCCGGAGCGGCAGGCCAAGGCCCTGGCCCTGCTGGAGCAGGTGGGGATCGCAGACTTCGCCCATAGGAACGTATCCCAGGTGCCGCTAGGGGTTTTGAAGCGGCTGGAGGTGGCCCGGGCCCTGGCCCTGGAACCCAAGGTTCTGCTCTTGGACGAGCCGCTGGCGGGCCTTACCTTCAAGGAAGCGGAGGAGGTGCTGGGGGTGGTGACCGCCTTAAGGGGACGCATCGCTGTGGTCTTGGTGGAACACCACGTGCACCTGGCCCTGCCGGTCTGCGACCGGGCCCTGGTGCTGGACCGGGGTACGGTCATCGCCCAGGGCGGGCCTGACGCCGTGCGCTCGGATCCCCGGGTGATTCAGGTGTATTTGGGGGAAGAGGATGCTCCAGCTTGA
- a CDS encoding branched-chain amino acid ABC transporter permease — protein MYVVTILQLLLIYALLTLSLNLVVGLAGQVNLGHAAFFGIGAYVGGTLLKAGAPFLLALVAGAVAAMALGLVLGAVSLRLRGDYLAIATIAFNFAVVAAFLYTPYFGGAYGLSGIPRSMAPSTYLLALLVAFGLVVFIHERVRNSESGYALVALRDSEVAAEALGLSVARFKLVAFALATGLAGVAGVFYAAYIGTLRPEDFGFPLSVTLIAMLVVGGMGGLWGPILGAFLLGGFAQAFAFVHDYQAVLYGLLLALVMRYRPQGILGRVS, from the coding sequence ATGTACGTGGTTACCATCCTCCAGCTCCTGCTGATCTATGCCCTCCTGACCCTTTCCCTCAACTTGGTGGTTGGGCTCGCCGGTCAGGTCAACCTGGGACACGCGGCCTTCTTCGGGATCGGGGCCTATGTGGGGGGCACCCTGCTGAAGGCGGGAGCCCCCTTTCTTTTAGCCCTTGTGGCCGGGGCGGTAGCCGCCATGGCCCTGGGCCTGGTGTTGGGAGCGGTCAGCCTCCGCCTGCGGGGGGACTACTTGGCCATCGCCACCATCGCCTTCAACTTCGCCGTGGTGGCTGCCTTCCTCTACACCCCCTACTTCGGTGGAGCCTACGGCTTGAGCGGCATCCCGCGAAGCATGGCTCCCAGCACCTACTTGCTCGCCCTTCTGGTAGCCTTCGGTCTTGTCGTCTTCATTCATGAACGGGTCCGAAACTCGGAAAGCGGCTACGCCCTCGTGGCCTTGCGCGACTCGGAGGTGGCGGCCGAAGCGCTTGGCCTCAGCGTGGCCCGGTTCAAGCTGGTGGCCTTCGCCTTGGCCACCGGCCTAGCAGGGGTGGCTGGCGTGTTCTACGCGGCTTACATCGGTACCCTGCGGCCCGAGGACTTCGGGTTTCCGCTTTCCGTAACGCTGATCGCCATGCTGGTGGTCGGCGGAATGGGGGGTCTCTGGGGACCCATTCTCGGTGCCTTCCTCCTCGGGGGCTTCGCCCAAGCCTTCGCCTTCGTTCACGACTACCAGGCCGTCCTTTATGGCCTCCTCCTGGCCTTGGTCATGCGGTACCGCCCCCAGGGGATCTTGGGGAGGGTCTCGTGA